Part of the Anticarsia gemmatalis isolate Benzon Research Colony breed Stoneville strain chromosome 14, ilAntGemm2 primary, whole genome shotgun sequence genome, TAAGTTGCTAGACTATATTGTCGTCGTGGTAAATTTGGACTCCGACTGTGcgttacttatttataaacataatgatTAAGATTGTTGACGACTATGAACCCTCTGCAAAAAAAGCACCAAGATATTGCTTTGTGTAGCTATTCGCTATGGCAccaactacctacctacattctCACGAGCCAAATAATGTGATCCAAAATGCAGACACTGTTATAATTAAGCTGAGGCCATGCAAGATATGCTCTTAGTACGCAGCACTTTAGGGAAATAGAAGATTTTTAGAAGGTTCACAGCTTTTAACGTGGCAAAGGAAAGagtgatataaaatatcaacttggtcgaagtgtcagcggGCTGCAGGTCCATAGATACGTAGCTCTACTCCCTCCCAAAAAGATATACCATATAGAAGACCAATCGGTTAAAGTTATCTACCATTTAGATTACATTTCATTTGATCCTTTGTCAttgattaatcattatttaacgattttaataaaCACGTATTTGCTTATAATGCTGTCAAATATTGTGTCTTAAATCGtatctattataattaagtatatggaCTTAAAACTTGCGTAAATATTGTTCGATCTAACGATAGCTGGCTTAGAGTTATCGATTCACAATATTgacgttattataattttaataagcattATTCTACTAAGTATTCCCTTTCAATATAAGAAATTGAAGCTGCTGAGCATTATTCTTCGGATCACTTTCTATGTCTATGAACCTGAAgatgctttaaaataaaaaaagtaattatctaTCTTGCGTGGCAAACTATTTTGGTTTACATGTTACGGTAAGGATCCATTGTTTTTCTTAATACGGAAAAgggcaattaaaaataaaaatatcgtgcACGTAAACATGAAATTGAAAGTTAACTTGTAATTATATTCTAAAGTGATCCTACTGTTTTCACTTCTATTGTTTGTAGCTCAATACCGTGAAAATACTCGTAAGCTATGTTGAATTGTGACGTCAGAGTGAAGACGGCCATTACAATTTTACTCTATAATACATATTGTTCTCGAAACTCCAGTTATATAGTGTACGTGTTACTCGAAAGCGTGAGAAAAGCGTTACAAagcatttttttcctttttaaagtAAACCGTAAAATATCTGGAGAGAGACATTTCacttttcatttataatgttcTCAATTTAATGATGACTTTTGTGTTGACAAAAGTTgattaatatgtaataaaaaagataaaaagttttatttccagAAAAAGTACAAAGTTACATAAGATTAACAATAGGTCCCAAACTAGGCTAGGCCTGAAAATTAAGAACGCATTTAGAAACTATAGTTCGACAACTAAGTAGGGATCCTTTGCATGCACAATGTATAAAGATTGTAatgaataattctgtgtatgttcaaaataaataagctttatCAAACAGGCTGTCAGCTGTATAAGCcttctttacatatttatacgCTCTAGGTATAAGTACTAAGTTGCTGGACTGCAATTCATGTCTAAATTAAAGCGTTAAGCGCCTGTACAACGTATTATTGCAAGTGATGCTTATTCATTGCTTGTTAGATCTTACAAGGTGCTAGTTCATTAGGGTTGTGACCTACTGTAGGTATCTAATGTGTCTAAAACGAAATTTCAATCTTTGTCTTCTACAAAAACTGTTTAAGTATCTAACAACTGGGTATAAGTGTGGCTTGCATAAAATTACCTCAAATATcttagtatttatgtttttacagGGTAGGTATAACTACATAGGTGGTAGCTGCCTaagtaaatgtttgttattaagaAACTACTTCCGCACTTATAATTTGTCGTTTTAAACATGCAAATTAACTACACGAACATGTAGAGTAAGCATCCCAACTGCGATTCATGCAGTTTTATACGACAATTTGTAACGTGTAAAAGTAATGGAAATCGAATCTACGACATCCAATGCGCTAGCAGCGGTATGGCAACTTGCTCTACCTTGATACCATTTAtcttatattgtttaaaaaataatggttttaaCTTATTTGCTAGCACAGAGTATAAATGCTTCTCtatgataatattatcttaactCCTTTAAAAGGGACCTACTTGTCTATATACCTACCTTTAATTTTTCTAATCAGCAACAAtagcttaatattatttatttaaattgttgtcCGGTTCTAggacaatatttgtttttcactGTTTTTCCTAGGGCCTCGTCCGTGATGTAGGAAGATGAGGGCTGAAAGGGTGACCGCGGACCCTTTCAGCCCTCACTTACACTATCAAAATATGATATACTAGACCAATccagtgtataataatattgataattaaaatatgttaaaaataaatacctttttggGCTTCTGCAGTTGGTAGTTCGTTATCACTAGCCGACGCAGTTTTAGCAAACAACATAAACATCCACCAGAACTTCACCATTTctcacaataataaacaaacactaaCTAAACTAGGCTGTCAGACGCTTCGTCTTTGCCGCGATAGAAAAAAATGCAACTGTCAAAAATTGCCGCGAATGCCTTCCTCTCGGCGCGAAACCGTAACGCAAAATAAAGTATGGAAGGTAAGACAATAAGAAGTGCAGTCTTTGGAAAATAATCCCCGCTCGAGTCTATGGTACTTGCTTCTAGATTTCGCGACAGGTGCAGACATTACTTACTGCAAGCCAAGTAATCGTCGAGAACGGTTATTAGAGCGAAAATAGAGACTTGCAATGTCTTTGTTATAGGCTCATTATGAGGGCTTTATGACTAAAATagcaacacaaataaaaataaaattaacacaatagTAAGAATTTAAAGGAAAGTGACGATAATAGATCCAAATTGGTGTTAAATTGAGTATGACAGTACTTTGAAGGTTCATTTTGGCTTTCTTTAATGCTTTCGTACCTTAGATTGGAAGTTTTACGTTTGATTCATTTTAAGTGAGTCATAACAAGAGCtttagaacattattttctCGAACTGTTGAACATTGATCTCTCTACGCTTGACTGATTAAGCTTAATAGCGCAACAAGTACAGGCATTACTACTAATAACAACGGTGTTCTTGAGTTCGATTTCCAAGTTGGACCAAACTGAATATTGAGCTTTCTTTCTATAGAAGTTATAATAGATTGCTATGTACCACCATCGctctttttttacttatttgaaatGCGCTGACAGAAAAGAACGAAGTTGTATTATATTTCGTTTTCAGTAATCTGCTTACACAGTTTATAACTCGGAGAAGAAAAGAACGTGTAAGCAGATAGGTACTATTGAGTGAGTTTATTCTGTGGTACAACACCGTAGGTTATTCATATGTAAATTGTAAAGCGCTACGGAAGGCTACGAGGACTATTAGTACCTAAGCATAAAAATGGATTAGGTTTTCTATGAAGTCATTTGATTCATGAATCCATTTGTCATAATTAGTTTCATCTTATATGTCTACCTCAAGCATATAAAAGCTGCGCCTAAATTAAGCTTGTAAGGcccttttttatgtttattaaatatatttatttatctttataactTAATAGGGCGAAACGTTGATCTATCACACATGTCAAACTAAAGCCCTGCGCGCAGCGAAGAGAAACCTCGTGAAGTTATGACATAGCTACATTAGCTACCTAAAGGCATGAAATTAAGTACTTTGTTGTGAATGCTACAAGTTGCGAGATATCGTACATATAGTTATTAAAGAATAACatcctattattttttatcaaagacGACATCAGCCCGTCTCCTCACAACTAGAGTGTGACGCAATTATGAAAAGAAATTGGGTTAAGCCGTTTAAAATTGTTGACAAAGTTGACCGACCTCGAGTATGGGTTGATTACATACTTTCGTACCTTATCTATGCCTCTATGGAATTAGAATGTTCAACAACGTTATCTACAGATAGTGAATTGTAAACAGCctttcttaataatttaagGTTCGTGGAGAAAGAGTGATGACCGAGAGATTTGTGGAAAGCAGTATTTTGTATCTAAAATGGAATCTGAAATACTTGAGTTGGGTTAGTAAAATATGAGAGTGTGGTATTCAGGGGTGAAATATGCTAATGGTAATATAAATGAGTAGTTTAATTCCCAATGTCATCTACACGTGTATATACCTAGTTGGAACAATGGAAATAAGTACATGAATTGCGATACAGATGATATTGATAATCATTTTGACCAATGACCAAGATAAGTGGTCCGCTTATGTGTTTTGCATGGGGTTTGTGTTTGTTCCCATAATAAGTAGAGTAATGTAGAGTTGTTAAATCACAAAACAAAAGATTTGATCTCACGTATATTATAGTTTTCATATCACTTGATCAATTTAGTACGCAAGTACCATGAATTCCCACAAGAAAATTTTGACTTCGAAATTGATACAGACTTTATTATGCtaagtaacaaaaacatttgttaaCATTTGTATCCACTATTgtccaaaatgtatttttcgtGAAACATTTGTAATAACGATCTCCATTGTTTTCGTTACGTTTCGCATAGAAAACTTCCGTGAAATAACGAAAACTTGCCATTTAACTAGTATACCAGGTAGTTGCATTTCAAAACATCGTTATTATGAAAACATAtgctgttatttatttttgtctgctgatatttacataatagttTTGTCATGTATGTTGGATAATAAGGATAATGAAGCTTTTGTTTTGTCGACCGTCGTTGTAACCTTACAAAAGTCTGTTTGAATTTAATACTTTACTTTAATAAACTCGTTCCATATACTTATCATGGTTTTAACAAAGTAGATATGGTTCTCCGTTTGATCCATgacgatatgttccttgactaAAATACTTACCTCTATTTTGTGATTTACGATAATCGATGTCGAACCTGTGATCTTCTTCGTGGCATGGAGATTTTTATatctacttttataataatgtaattagaTCAGAATGGGGTAGGGTAATTCAAATCTTATATCGAACATAGCTGTAGGTAGCTTGCTGCAATTAATCAATCAGCTTGTTAAAACGATGTCTACTATCTTTTAGGTGATGAGTAACTGTTCTATCTTTTGATTGATGAGTAGATACAACTGTGTTTTGTTGGATCTACTTGGGAGATAAAAACACTACTCTAGACGTAAAGATGAAGCTTTCTGTTCGTGACTGTATCAAATGATAGATATagaaaatgtatctatttacATTGTAGGTAACCTAGCTACATCGGCAGGGTGTCACGTATTTCTTACACTCTATTTAGTAAGTAGGCCGCGAAATGCTTTTCTATTAAGTACGAGAGATGAGCTAGGCTATCGCGGTTCTCGATCACTGTGGTGGCTGTCCTATAATATAAGAGATGgtctaataaaataaagcctcggctttagttttattatattacaaagatTTCGTCGCTTGCtgataatttatagaaaaactagATTACTAAATATTTGGGAACTGGGgttaaaatacaaagttactTTTACCCCTTGCCTGTTCGAACGTCCCACTTCTAAGCTTAACCTCCCTTGCTTTTCAAAACAGCCGAAAAAATGGTTAGCTTCTAAATTGAACAGAAACTcgcaaaaaaaattaattgattgCATAGACAGTCCCCCTGTTTTCCTTAACTAGTAGGTACCCTGGTGAGAACTGTATTTTTCTCCACGTACCTTTAAAGCCAAAAGCATTAAAAGCTTAATTCTGTTAATGTCTATAATGTTTAAATCCAAAACCCAATACTCTACATCTACATATAGCTCGAAATAAAAATACCCGAAAGCCGCAATAATCCTAGATGTTTAATTAAGAGTTCCCGCATTAAGGCAACACATGGTCAAACAATGTCATTGTTTATTAGATTGTGCAAGCGTGTCGGTCCGTCCGTCGACGTCGGTGGTGCAAGCCGGCCCATTGTCACTGAACAATAGGGAAAGCCGGCCCGCTAGTGCGCGCTAGAGTTTATGTGGGCACGAAAATAGCGGTTAGCTGAGCGATTTTAGTTTGCTGAaggataaaattaattgtactaagaggttttttttttcttttgtggaAATACTTTATGGACTGTAATCCTATCCCATTCCCGGCGCACAAGCTGGACCTATGGGCTAAAACTACCAGAGCGTAACTTGCCCGTGGGTGTCTGGGAGCAGGGACGTGTTTCTTTAAGCATTTGCTCTCCCCGGCGGGCTCATCCACCCTGAGTTCAGCCAGTCTGTGCCCTTTCCGTCGTGATAGATGCGCGAGTTATACGACGCACCAGTTGAACGGCGCGATGGCATTGCGACGATTTGTTAATTTCGTTATTGCTTTAGTATATATGACTATTGCAAAGTATCTACGTGATGAGTGGCACGTACTTGCACGTAATGTGTTAATCGAACAAGGTAAATATGCCATGACAACAtcaaagtaggtacctacttctaCGAAAAGGTTCAagaaatcttttattataaaagataaagACCCGGTAAAATGAAGCATAAGCCAACAATTAAGTGTCAGAATGAGAACATGCTCTGGTTTCTTCGCTCGGCTCTGCAGAAGTATCATGCGACTTTCAAACATAGCAATAAACTTTTCTTTGATATTTGCAATACAAGATCTAAgtataacacaaaaatacttagTTGCTATGATATTACAATAAACGCCAGTTACGGATAAATCTAAGAAGACCTATAGATCTTATAGATATAGTCGCAGCTATTAGTATGAAATAAACTGTGAATAATCCACTTGATGAGTTAACCGATACTTCTTAACAAGTGGTTAATCCAGCCATTTAGTTATAATAGATCGATCTTAAAACTCGCTCTTCTCATAGCCACGCAGGTCGCACAGAACAATTTCTATGAATTAGGTTCATTCCATTGTCGTatctttgtttgaaaaaatCCGCATCCGTGTGTGTAAACaacaataatgaaatattgtCGTTACGTAAGCAACACAAAGTCACAATAAAACGATCCTCGAATGCATTGTCATCGATGCTAAGTGCATTTTACTGCACATTCAGACATtattcaactttattttatactaagttATTTAAACCccgtaaaattatattttttaataacttattacttaaatacCTCTTTAATTATCTAAAAAAAGCGCTTTTGATAAATTGTCTTCTGCCCGGGACTGAATAAACTTGCCGGGGTAAACAGTCCTGTCTTAATCTAGGTTACAAACGAGTAACCTATATGTGTACCAATTatcatgaaaatccgttcagtagtttttgcgtaaaagagtaaaaaatatacacacacaaacatcCACCCTTGTCCCTCAAAAAAGATCGACTCACAATTTGAATTTGCCTTTGCACAGCTAAGCTACATGAGTATAAAAAATGCAACATGACAAAACTACTACCAAGAAccttagtttaaaaaaaaaactttgaataaCTTTACATTTTCAAACATTATTCAAGAATGCCAAGGGGTGCCTATGTCAAAGGTCAATATTACTAACTTACTACATTTTACTGggtttcatttacattttaaacagtTGATGATAAGAATATTTCAATAGGCAAACCTCGAAAGACatattcaacaattttatatGCATTACGGTCTGCAATctactgaaataattacttatttgaaTAAGACTTTTTGATAACGTACATACGTAGATACCTGCTTAATTTCGTTCCAGATATTGCATTCTCCCAATAAATACCCCTATTTTCCTTACAAAACCTTGCTTTGATTAAAAACAGGTATTTATAAATCAACACAAAAATGTGTCAATAGCACGTCGTTGACTAAAaagaaagtttatatttattagttattcgACATGGTTACATTGTAGTGTTCAAACTCTGATCACAGATCAATCATCTATAATAACTAGATAGCTATCTAACTAGGTATTTACGTTTTCTCTCAACTTTCGACTGACCATCAAACCACTGATGATTAGTTTTCTagactcaaaataaaaaacattagtATGAATAACACTGGGGAAAGAACCAAAtcacacaaataggttttttaacGCTCTGTTTAAAGTGGAAACTATTTAGATACAAATCAAACAAATAcggaaataaaaaacaataatcgtAAAACTTTCTGATTCTACcccaaaaaactaaaaagttaaCCTtaatcagaataaaaaaaaaatattaaggttgTAGGTAAATGCCTATCTAGCAGGTCCTGTAATACCGAGCAATGTATTAGTGAACAGTctataaattcatataaattatgtGTACATATCAACAAAGCTAtcataattaatatcaatagCGATTATTATTATGGATAAGGAAAATCTACAGACAAATTCTAAAGTGGTTGAAGTTAAGGTCGGAGCGGCAGCGGCACAGACAAATTACGTGCAGccaataaattgacaaccaatGACATTTAgccaataacaatattttatcttatctaAAACACTTGTTGATATTAACTACGAATTACAATTTTCTCAGAAAATTAAtcaatacctatatttatagtacaaagattaaaaataacaaataatctaCTCATGCGAAACAATGGGTCGTTGAAGTCTTTCCAACAGTGATTTTCTGTTAGTTACGAAAGACATCAACGCAGTTTTGATTAACTTCGGGATTTTTTAATTGGTCTGTAATACGTACCGCAATGAAAAtagttatgttaatatttattatttgtttctacGGTAACATGACCTCTTTATAATGGGACCCGTTCAAGCCGACTGCAGGGTTCTGACTAAGAAAAAGACGTCACACTGATGATCATCTCTACGCCTTTAGACAAAAGTAAATTCGTAGCCACGCAATACATACCTagttgcattatttattatacagaaGTGACCCATCCATAATATGACTGACCATGACTGCTTACTCTCAGCTGTCACGTCTTATTCGATTTTATGTTGCTACAAATGTTGTTGCTTCTGTATCGATTAGTGTAGGCCCTGGCAATGTTTGTATACTGGCAGTAAACttaatctgtatttttttaaatattgctgtAGGTcattaactaatttataatcATTAAACGTAATTTTCTTAAATGTACGCTAtctaggtacctactattataaCAAGTGCATGTCGTGCACCCTAttcatacctacttatttcaaatgttcaactataatataattattatttcttcatttaaaatcatttatggTTAATTAAACGATGACTAGTTTAGTCATCAAATCAATTAAACATGAATGTGTGAAAAACATGCGAGGAATCGTAATTCTCAGCTACAATTGGTTTAAGTGCCTATTTTTGTCACCATTAGGTACTTGGTTTTATTGCTCGACTGTTAAGGATCAAAGgaaatcttttatatttatgccAAGGTCTGTAATCATCCTCTGCGCCTTATTTGACTCAGTAACTGCGCAGTCTCACCTCGGTCCGCTGGTCCACAGCTATATTTAATCTAGCTCGTGATTGGTcgctactttaaaaatattattttctgttcaATACTACGACCGCGCCACACACCGCTCCGGTCGACGCATGTCGGTCAATGCAAGCGataagttatttatgtttaccTAGGTTACGCTAGTGTGTGCACAGCTTTACGGGGCTTAATATCATTTGTTCGCATATTTATTCACAGATGGCGTTACGTTAAGCCCAtgtgaaattttgattaaacaggttttagtataaaatgttgaataaacaTTTAGTTAAATCCGTTTTAAGCATGTGcagtgaaaaaaataattaaataggcAAGTATTTTTCAACATTAATTACTCAATACCCAGCCaaatttacatttcatatttttttactagatgTCACTACAGGCACAAAAACTTTTGACAGAACATAAACTGCTCGTCCCATTACGCACTTAGATCACTCATGAAATCATTCAGCCAGTTGCAATTTGTTGATTTTCATCGTCTGTGACAAATACAGTGTTTTGTGATCAAATAAATACGTATTCTGAATCTTTAGTATCGTGACGATGTGATTATAACAAGTGAATATTCGTGTATCGTAGCACAATGGCTaggtttataatattcaatacgGCAAGGTaatgggcgatgttcttgttCTTATAAGACAAAAGAGCCGTCCTTCACACATTAGTAGAGCATCGTTGTGCAAACAAGTTGTTATCTGCACGCCGCGTATAGCTAGAGGTGATTATTGAAATGCTAATAATGTTCACACACTGCATGTAAGTACTAAGAGTCGCAGCTCGCGCTCACATAACTGCACCTTCGCAAAAGAAAAACGTACCTCTTTACTAACTCTTCTTGACCTGGTGGTGGGTTTCTGTCGCTTGATGCTGTCACAAGTATTTCAAACGATAGTCCAGCTTACTAATTGAACATAGATTATCATGGCTAACGTAAAACGTAGACTAAAAGCACCCAAAAATGCGACTAGAAAGAAGCGGGCGGACGGCCGAactaaaaaatcattaaaatctatAGAAGCTGTGATTGATATTGAATCTAAAAGTGAGAGTAATGAAACACAACAAAGTATAGTCATGAAGCGACCGGCCAGTACTAATTTATTCTATATGACTCCTGAAGAAAAAGTACAATGTTTACTACAAAATGGACATTTACtcaaagataaatttaaaactaaatccaCTTTAAAAACTGGGACATCCAAAGAAATTGAGAGTAGTACTGTTCAACCTCAGCCCACAGCAACTGAAAATGATTTACCTACTAGAACAATAAGAAAAAGTGTCCGTCTAAAATCGCAGCTCAAATATTTGGAAATAATGGATAATTTATTACAGAATGAATATGGTGAAATCCCTAATAAAAGATCTAAGACTGCTTCAAGCAATggagtaaacaataataatgacaGTGAAATAACAAACCAAAATAATGAATCAGCTGACCCAAATAAGAGGAAAGATTCTACATCTGTAGTTGAAGCTACATCTAATAAGTGCAATATACCAAGTTATTTAGACGACTCAAGTGTACCATCACCACCACTTGTTCGTAGAAGAGGCCGACCTAAAAAGGATTATACCAGACAAGCAATAGAATTAGAAATCCCCGATGAACTGGTTTTTAGATTATCCTTATTTGTGTGTGACTATTGTGAGAAAACATTTGCCAGGAAACATTCACTTGTGAGACACATTTACCTGCATCTCGGCAGGAAGCCACATGTTTGTCCTGTTTGCCCAAAGAAGTTTCGCATTCTCAAGAATATGAAGAACCACATTGACCGGGATCATTGTGTGGATGCAGTTGATGAAAATGCTAAAACATTTGCTTGTGAAATATGTAACAAGCAGTTTTTAACTGAAGAAAATCTAAAGCTACATTTAACAAGCCATGTGAAAggagaaaatgtatttaaatgtatttattgtgaTAAGAAGTTTGCTTATCAACTATTGTTGGTTCAGCATGAAAAGAAACACTTGGTGACTGGAAAATATCAGTGTACATTATGTGACATGAAATATAATTCAAGGGACAAACTTTATGTGCATGTGAAGGGTCATTTGAAACTGGCTGATTTTATATGTCAGTACTGCGGTAGAGAGTTTTTAAGAGCAAACTCTATGAAGCGACATGTAGCTACTATGCATGCTGGAAGGACCATACAGTGTCCGATTTGTAACAAGAATTTAAAAGGTCATTTGACTGAGCATATGCGCACACATGATAAGAAACGTCCACACAAGTGTCCGGAATGTGGTAAGCACTTTGCACAGTCTACACAAATGCAGGTACATCGTCGCGGCCACACTGGGGCTCGACCTTACATGTGTAGGATATGCGAGCGACCCTTCTCGCATTCAAACGCTCTAATGTTGCATCTACGACGTCACACCGGCGAGAAACCCTTCCCGTGCGCCGAGTGCCCTCTGTCCTTCTCGCAGCTACCACATATGAAAGCACACATGTTCAAAATACATGGTAAAGTCAACCCATACAAATGCCTCAAATGTGAAGACTACTTCAAGCTCAAAAAAGACCTGCTTGTTCataagaaaaaatgtaccgGTACTGGTATAGATACCGATTTGTATGGGGATAATGGCGAGGACTCCCCACAAAATGTCGATAGCGAAGTAGCTCCAGTGGAATCCACGATGACTTTGTCCCGCATGAGGTTCCTGTTGGCTCTCCTCCTCACGATGATCGCTAGCAAAGAAAAACTCAAATACTTAGGTGCGTAAACcttattttctaaaagtttGTTTACACTACACTCATAAACTGgcactgttttttttatttagtgtgGAGTACATTGCTTAGTGTGTGTCCGCCAATAACGGGAGTCCATACCGGAACCGCGTGCACAGTTCATAGTCATTTACAAAttggcaaaatgttaaaaaacctAATGTCGACTTGTAATAATATAGTCTCGTACATAAGACATCAACGCGTGATCATTCAGTACGCACATTATCATAGGTCATTGAATAATTGATTTAACAAGGTCGTATAAGTAACAAATACTGCTCTGTCATTGAAAATGCAAGTGCGATTGAACATTACAAACCACCATACAGTTTATTTCACTGGGTTGCGAAACCGTGTGCTGTGTACCGAGTGTATTGTGTGCTTATGTGAAGTGCAGCGACGGTATATGTTAGCACGATGTCCATTGCATAGCTTTATTCATCATGGTTTTTATTCTAGCGAACATACTTTTCGTTGTATGCGACGGGGAGTTACCAGCGAGGTTTGCATTGAGTAATAATTTCGTGAGTGAGTTCATTTCCCATTGTGTTGTTAATTTTTGGTGTCGGTCGGTGATGGAGGTTAAATGTAGGTTATTTCGGGAAGGATTGGTCTATACTTCGAGCGATTTAATTCGGCTTTCGTCTTGGTTTGGTGGTGGATGGGAACTATTTTCGATTTAAACAGAAGCTTTGTAAATAAGCTCAAAACACTGTAAATATCATTCTAAAGTATTATTTGCTTTGACAGGGTTCAACAAACGTCTTGTAGACGATTTGCTAGTCGAGTCTCTGGAGGCAATGGACCAGATTCCTTGCAGAGACGAGACTATATCGCCTCTGATGCGTCTCAAGAAGAACATCGAGACTTTGCTAACGGGAACGGTACCTAAAGAGCAAATGGAGAAGTTTAGGAAAGAGAAGAAGTCGACTGAGGAACTGTTGGAACTACTCACGAGTGAGAAagataagtaagtattttatcgACGCAATTGCACAGTACTGTCAAGGAGGTtctatattacaataaaaattttCGCGGTAAAAATACGCTCTAAAATCAATCTTTCGAACAGTGAACATGAAGCCTTATAAGCCCGGCTGGTAAAGTTTGgaatatc contains:
- the LOC142978256 gene encoding uncharacterized protein LOC142978256 isoform X1, yielding MANVKRRLKAPKNATRKKRADGRTKKSLKSIEAVIDIESKSESNETQQSIVMKRPASTNLFYMTPEEKVQCLLQNGHLLKDKFKTKSTLKTGTSKEIESSTVQPQPTATENDLPTRTIRKSVRLKSQLKYLEIMDNLLQNEYGEIPNKRSKTASSNGVNNNNDSEITNQNNESADPNKRKDSTSVVEATSNKCNIPSYLDDSSVPSPPLVRRRGRPKKDYTRQAIELEIPDELVFRLSLFVCDYCEKTFARKHSLVRHIYLHLGRKPHVCPVCPKKFRILKNMKNHIDRDHCVDAVDENAKTFACEICNKQFLTEENLKLHLTSHVKGENVFKCIYCDKKFAYQLLLVQHEKKHLVTGKYQCTLCDMKYNSRDKLYVHVKGHLKLADFICQYCGREFLRANSMKRHVATMHAGRTIQCPICNKNLKGHLTEHMRTHDKKRPHKCPECGKHFAQSTQMQVHRRGHTGARPYMCRICERPFSHSNALMLHLRRHTGEKPFPCAECPLSFSQLPHMKAHMFKIHGKVNPYKCLKCEDYFKLKKDLLVHKKKCTGTGIDTDLYGDNGEDSPQNVDSEVAPVESTMTLSRMRFLLALLLTMIASKEKLKYLANILFVVCDGELPARFALSNNFVRFNKRLVDDLLVESLEAMDQIPCRDETISPLMRLKKNIETLLTGTVPKEQMEKFRKEKKSTEELLELLTSEKDK
- the LOC142978256 gene encoding uncharacterized protein LOC142978256 isoform X2, with product MANVKRRLKAPKNATRKKRADGRTKKSLKSIEAVIDIESKSESNETQQSIVMKRPASTNLFYMTPEEKVQCLLQNGHLLKDKFKTKSTLKTGTSKEIESSTVQPQPTATENDLPTRTIRKSVRLKSQLKYLEIMDNLLQNEYGEIPNKRSKTASSNGVNNNNDSEITNQNNESADPNKRKDSTSVVEATSNKCNIPSYLDDSSVPSPPLVRRRGRPKKDYTRQAIELEIPDELVFRLSLFVCDYCEKTFARKHSLVRHIYLHLGRKPHVCPVCPKKFRILKNMKNHIDRDHCVDAVDENAKTFACEICNKQFLTEENLKLHLTSHVKGENVFKCIYCDKKFAYQLLLVQHEKKHLVTGKYQCTLCDMKYNSRDKLYVHVKGHLKLADFICQYCGREFLRANSMKRHVATMHAGRTIQCPICNKNLKGHLTEHMRTHDKKRPHKCPECGKHFAQSTQMQVHRRGHTGARPYMCRICERPFSHSNALMLHLRRHTGEKPFPCAECPLSFSQLPHMKAHMFKIHGKVNPYKCLKCEDYFKLKKDLLVHKKKCTGTGIDTDLYGDNGEDSPQNVDSEVAPVESTMTLSRMRFLLALLLTMIASKEKLKYLGFNKRLVDDLLVESLEAMDQIPCRDETISPLMRLKKNIETLLTGTVPKEQMEKFRKEKKSTEELLELLTSEKDK
- the LOC142978256 gene encoding uncharacterized protein LOC142978256 isoform X3; this encodes MKRPASTNLFYMTPEEKVQCLLQNGHLLKDKFKTKSTLKTGTSKEIESSTVQPQPTATENDLPTRTIRKSVRLKSQLKYLEIMDNLLQNEYGEIPNKRSKTASSNGVNNNNDSEITNQNNESADPNKRKDSTSVVEATSNKCNIPSYLDDSSVPSPPLVRRRGRPKKDYTRQAIELEIPDELVFRLSLFVCDYCEKTFARKHSLVRHIYLHLGRKPHVCPVCPKKFRILKNMKNHIDRDHCVDAVDENAKTFACEICNKQFLTEENLKLHLTSHVKGENVFKCIYCDKKFAYQLLLVQHEKKHLVTGKYQCTLCDMKYNSRDKLYVHVKGHLKLADFICQYCGREFLRANSMKRHVATMHAGRTIQCPICNKNLKGHLTEHMRTHDKKRPHKCPECGKHFAQSTQMQVHRRGHTGARPYMCRICERPFSHSNALMLHLRRHTGEKPFPCAECPLSFSQLPHMKAHMFKIHGKVNPYKCLKCEDYFKLKKDLLVHKKKCTGTGIDTDLYGDNGEDSPQNVDSEVAPVESTMTLSRMRFLLALLLTMIASKEKLKYLANILFVVCDGELPARFALSNNFVRFNKRLVDDLLVESLEAMDQIPCRDETISPLMRLKKNIETLLTGTVPKEQMEKFRKEKKSTEELLELLTSEKDK